A genomic window from Ruminiclostridium cellulolyticum H10 includes:
- the ftsY gene encoding signal recognition particle-docking protein FtsY: protein MGFFDKLKEGLQKTRKSITEKIDQVLVSFGKVDEELFEELEEILITSDIGIDTTMRVIEDLKEKVKERKIIDPKDVKGLLKESLKEILEKGGSEMKIGTKPSVIIVIGVNGVGKTTSIGKIANLYKNQGKKVLLAAGDTFRAAAIDQLEVWAQRVGTDIIMHKEGSDPAAVIFDAVQAAKSRNADLLICDTAGRLHTKKNLMEELKKISRVLDRELPGADRETLLVLDATTGQNAISQAKTFSETSDITGIVLTKLDGTAKGGIVIAIKSELDIPVKLIGVGEQLDDLQKFDAEEFVEALFS from the coding sequence ATGGGATTTTTTGACAAACTAAAAGAAGGACTGCAAAAAACACGTAAAAGTATAACTGAAAAAATAGATCAGGTACTTGTATCTTTTGGAAAGGTTGATGAAGAGCTTTTTGAAGAACTAGAGGAGATATTGATTACTTCTGATATTGGAATAGATACAACAATGCGGGTTATAGAAGATTTAAAAGAAAAAGTAAAAGAAAGGAAGATAATTGATCCCAAGGATGTAAAAGGTCTGCTCAAGGAGTCTCTAAAGGAAATACTGGAAAAAGGCGGCAGTGAAATGAAGATTGGCACAAAGCCGTCTGTAATTATAGTAATAGGGGTAAATGGAGTTGGAAAGACAACATCCATAGGCAAAATTGCAAACTTGTATAAAAATCAGGGTAAAAAAGTACTTCTGGCTGCGGGAGATACATTCAGAGCAGCAGCCATTGACCAACTGGAAGTATGGGCACAAAGAGTCGGTACTGACATAATAATGCATAAGGAGGGTTCAGACCCGGCTGCTGTTATATTTGATGCCGTTCAGGCTGCAAAATCCAGAAACGCAGACCTTCTGATATGTGATACTGCAGGAAGGCTTCACACCAAAAAGAATCTTATGGAGGAACTTAAAAAGATTTCAAGGGTACTTGACAGGGAACTCCCGGGGGCAGACAGGGAAACACTGCTTGTACTTGACGCCACCACAGGCCAGAACGCCATATCACAAGCCAAAACCTTCAGTGAAACCTCTGATATTACAGGCATAGTACTAACGAAATTGGATGGAACTGCCAAAGGAGGAATAGTTATAGCTATAAAATCAGAGCTTGATATACCTGTAAAACTAATCGGTGTAGGGGAACAGTTGGACGATCTTCAGAAATTTGATGCAGAAGAATTTGTAGAAGCCCTGTTTTCTTAG
- the smc gene encoding chromosome segregation protein SMC codes for MYLRKLEIQGFKSFADKISLDFNNGITAVVGPNGSGKSNISDAVRWVLGEQSAKTLRGSKMEDIIFAGTEHRKPVGFAEVSLTIDNTDNYLPVSYSEVTVTRRVYRSGESEYYINKTSCRLKDIHELFLDTGIGRDGYSIIGQGRVDEILSTKSEDRRLIFEEASGIMKYKVRKQDAERKLQLTEQNLVRINDIINELESQLEPLREQSEAAKKYLTLRESLKDMEINVYLNNIDRLKEKIKEYETQFKDIRDNIEAEERRLRNITAQNQQKTELLKNLDERITEAREKFYVIEGNLEKNSSEVKLKNEKINSLGENIVRLSEETSEINSKLEILSTEEKSRQGKIEYLNGQYNEFSKKLEKYQSELDGILSTLGENERNIEMLKAGIMDKLDIQSDKRTQINNIKNHIENIRKRQNSIGTEIYSLKLEKDKDNMKKEDLTESIRNTVTLIKRSREKINELNNEKTELKSTLSELEKQHGNVKTDIQVKTSRQKMLKDMENSMEGYSRSVKEIMTACRRSSDLGKGIHGTVAQLVEVDKKYETAIEMTLGSALQNIVTSSEGDAKKAIEFLKRNKVGRATFLPITSVKGKRLDDSTLRRLEDCQGFCGVASNLVNSDPSYAGIVLNLLGRVIVVENLDSGINIARKFGYSFRIVTLEGDILSTSGSMSGGSTDHRSSGILNRSREISELETIIEGLRKDEIKYNTKINDVRQMLEEIDSEFDEHSNKLRDSELIKTRDENHLQMIEDNIKKTEAKIGMLINEKEQMVKQEQETLLEQQKYESELEGIETDISQTKAIIAEHQEKFKADQSVRDELHQEITDFKISVNSITESIQSVKENLDRIQGERESLTKSYTRKQNEINKASAEIDLLKQEIGGLENSSRNLQDEKTGKTLEIDRLVEEKKVLEEESIDFIEKLNTTNKTIHLLHEEYNRIDIKKAKAEAEMKSIQDRMWDEYELTYSNAVELKKEIGNISEAQKSISEYRAQIKALGPVNVSSIDEYIRTKERFEFMSVQKNDMEQAKEKLHKIIYEMVQVMKKQFVEQFKLINENFGIVYKELFGGGRAELIISDQDNVLESGIEIEVQPPGKKLQNMMLLSGGERAFTAIALLFAILRLKPTPFCLLDEIEAALDDANVYRFGEYLKKYSKNTQFIMVTHRKGTMESADTMYGVTMQEHGVSKVVSMKMGELAS; via the coding sequence ATGTATTTAAGAAAACTTGAAATACAAGGATTTAAATCATTTGCAGATAAAATATCACTTGATTTTAATAACGGTATTACGGCAGTTGTAGGACCAAACGGCAGCGGGAAAAGTAATATTAGTGATGCCGTAAGGTGGGTACTGGGTGAACAGAGTGCCAAAACATTAAGGGGAAGCAAGATGGAGGATATAATTTTTGCCGGCACTGAACACAGAAAGCCGGTCGGTTTTGCTGAGGTGTCGTTGACTATTGACAACACAGATAACTATCTTCCTGTTTCCTATAGTGAAGTAACTGTTACCAGAAGAGTATACCGTTCGGGAGAAAGTGAATATTACATAAACAAGACATCCTGCCGTCTTAAAGACATTCATGAGCTGTTTCTGGATACAGGAATAGGAAGGGATGGTTATTCAATAATAGGACAGGGCAGAGTTGATGAAATACTGAGCACCAAATCCGAGGATAGAAGGCTTATATTTGAAGAGGCTTCGGGTATTATGAAGTACAAGGTAAGAAAGCAGGATGCAGAAAGAAAACTTCAACTTACCGAACAAAACCTTGTACGTATAAACGATATTATAAATGAACTTGAGTCTCAATTGGAACCGTTAAGAGAACAGTCCGAAGCAGCCAAGAAATATCTTACTTTACGTGAAAGCCTTAAGGATATGGAAATTAATGTTTATCTCAATAATATAGACAGGCTGAAGGAAAAAATAAAAGAGTATGAGACTCAATTTAAAGATATAAGAGATAACATAGAAGCCGAAGAGAGAAGACTGCGGAACATTACTGCTCAAAATCAGCAAAAGACGGAGCTCCTTAAAAATCTCGATGAGAGGATAACCGAAGCTAGAGAAAAGTTTTATGTAATTGAAGGAAATCTTGAAAAAAACAGCTCTGAGGTCAAACTCAAAAATGAAAAAATAAACAGCCTTGGCGAAAACATTGTACGATTAAGTGAAGAAACTTCTGAAATCAACTCAAAGCTGGAGATATTAAGCACAGAAGAGAAAAGCCGTCAGGGGAAAATAGAGTATCTTAACGGACAGTATAATGAATTCTCCAAAAAGCTTGAAAAATATCAGTCTGAACTTGACGGAATTCTATCCACCCTTGGTGAAAATGAAAGAAACATAGAAATGCTTAAAGCAGGTATAATGGACAAGCTGGATATTCAATCGGATAAAAGAACTCAGATAAACAACATTAAAAACCATATAGAAAACATTAGAAAAAGACAAAATTCCATAGGTACAGAAATCTATTCCCTTAAGCTTGAAAAAGATAAGGATAATATGAAAAAAGAGGACTTGACTGAAAGTATAAGAAATACTGTTACTTTGATAAAACGTTCTAGGGAAAAGATTAATGAATTGAATAATGAGAAAACTGAATTGAAATCAACCCTTTCCGAGCTGGAAAAGCAGCATGGAAATGTAAAGACTGATATACAGGTAAAAACCTCCAGGCAAAAGATGCTTAAAGATATGGAAAACAGTATGGAGGGGTATAGCAGAAGTGTAAAAGAAATAATGACTGCTTGCAGACGGTCATCCGATCTAGGTAAAGGTATACACGGGACCGTTGCACAACTGGTCGAGGTAGATAAGAAATATGAGACAGCCATAGAGATGACCCTTGGAAGTGCACTGCAGAACATAGTTACGTCTTCGGAGGGGGATGCAAAGAAAGCTATAGAATTTCTTAAAAGAAATAAAGTGGGAAGAGCTACTTTTCTGCCTATTACATCGGTAAAAGGAAAACGTCTTGATGACAGTACTTTACGCAGACTGGAAGATTGTCAGGGCTTTTGCGGAGTAGCATCGAATCTTGTAAACAGTGACCCTTCATATGCCGGAATAGTCTTAAACCTCTTGGGTAGGGTTATAGTCGTCGAAAATCTGGACAGTGGTATTAACATTGCAAGAAAATTCGGCTACAGCTTTAGAATTGTAACCCTGGAAGGAGATATATTAAGTACCAGCGGGTCAATGTCAGGAGGAAGCACTGACCACAGGAGTTCAGGAATTTTAAACAGAAGCAGGGAAATCTCGGAACTGGAAACCATAATAGAAGGACTCAGAAAAGACGAGATCAAATATAATACAAAGATAAATGATGTCAGACAAATGCTGGAAGAAATAGACAGCGAGTTCGACGAGCATAGCAATAAGCTCAGGGACAGTGAGCTTATTAAAACCAGAGACGAGAATCACCTTCAGATGATTGAGGATAATATTAAAAAGACCGAGGCCAAAATCGGTATGCTTATAAATGAGAAGGAACAAATGGTAAAGCAGGAGCAGGAAACTTTACTAGAACAGCAAAAATATGAATCCGAGCTTGAAGGCATAGAAACCGATATATCTCAAACAAAGGCAATAATTGCCGAGCATCAGGAGAAATTCAAAGCTGATCAGTCCGTAAGAGATGAATTACATCAAGAGATAACTGATTTTAAGATTTCGGTCAATTCAATAACAGAGAGTATACAGAGTGTAAAAGAAAATCTGGATAGAATACAAGGAGAAAGAGAGTCCTTAACCAAAAGCTATACACGGAAACAGAACGAAATAAATAAAGCCAGCGCTGAAATTGATTTATTAAAGCAGGAGATAGGTGGTCTTGAAAATTCAAGCAGAAATTTGCAGGATGAAAAGACAGGAAAAACCTTGGAGATTGACAGATTGGTGGAAGAGAAAAAAGTTTTGGAGGAAGAATCAATAGACTTTATTGAAAAATTAAATACAACCAACAAGACAATCCATCTTTTGCATGAAGAATACAACAGAATAGATATAAAAAAAGCGAAAGCTGAAGCAGAAATGAAATCAATTCAGGACAGAATGTGGGATGAATACGAGCTTACTTACAGTAATGCAGTTGAGCTTAAAAAAGAAATAGGAAACATATCTGAAGCCCAGAAGAGTATATCTGAATACAGGGCACAGATAAAAGCTCTTGGTCCGGTAAATGTTTCGTCCATAGATGAATACATCAGGACAAAAGAGAGGTTTGAATTTATGTCTGTCCAGAAAAATGATATGGAGCAAGCCAAAGAAAAGCTCCATAAAATCATATATGAGATGGTTCAGGTAATGAAAAAGCAGTTTGTAGAACAGTTTAAGCTTATAAATGAGAATTTTGGAATAGTATATAAGGAGCTGTTCGGAGGAGGAAGAGCGGAGCTTATAATTTCTGATCAGGACAATGTTCTTGAAAGCGGTATAGAGATTGAGGTTCAGCCCCCGGGAAAGAAACTTCAGAACATGATGCTTTTATCAGGTGGTGAACGTGCCTTTACAGCTATAGCACTGTTATTTGCAATACTCAGGCTTAAACCTACACCTTTCTGTTTATTGGACGAAATAGAAGCTGCGTTAGATGATGCAAATGTATACAGATTCGGAGAATACCTGAAAAAGTATTCCAAAAATACCCAGTTTATAATGGTTACACACCGTAAGGGAACAATGGAGTCAGCTGACACTATGTATGGAGTAACTATGCAGGAGCATGGTGTATCTAAGGTTGTTTCAATGAAAATGGGTGAATTGGCAAGCTAA
- a CDS encoding ROK family protein, which yields MKYSIGVELGVKNIVAGILDKNGKLIRRDAVPTNKNKDFKEIIKDLCSLIKKITADEDIELRSVKYIGVGCPGVTDNKHGVILKNYSLNFTNANVRDEIQKYLKIPVFIENDANCVAIAEYLLGAAYGTESSLIIKVGVGIGGGIIIDGSIYNGFNFGGTEFGHMVIDYKGRSCSCGRKGCWEQYVSGSALIDQTRQLASENPDSILGNMVKNNVAQITELTIFEAAKAGDEKAKKYCSEFIDYFAEGLTNIVNILMPEVVIIAGPISKLGNTIVKPLVELLKERIYSKELNLPEFKMAEMGNAGIIVGAAMLGAFKDERLDDLV from the coding sequence ATGAAATATAGTATTGGTGTTGAATTGGGAGTTAAAAATATCGTTGCAGGTATACTTGATAAAAATGGGAAATTAATTCGCCGAGATGCTGTACCAACGAATAAGAACAAGGATTTTAAAGAAATAATAAAGGATCTTTGTTCCTTAATAAAAAAAATAACTGCAGACGAAGATATTGAACTAAGGAGTGTTAAGTATATAGGAGTAGGGTGCCCAGGAGTAACTGATAATAAGCATGGTGTTATTTTAAAAAACTACTCCCTAAATTTCACCAACGCAAATGTGAGGGATGAAATTCAAAAGTATTTAAAAATTCCTGTTTTTATAGAAAACGATGCAAACTGCGTAGCAATAGCTGAATACCTGCTTGGTGCCGCATATGGTACTGAAAGCTCACTTATTATTAAGGTAGGTGTAGGTATCGGCGGGGGAATTATTATCGATGGTAGTATATATAACGGATTTAACTTCGGCGGAACAGAATTCGGTCATATGGTTATAGATTATAAAGGAAGATCTTGCAGCTGTGGCAGAAAGGGTTGCTGGGAGCAGTACGTATCCGGTTCTGCACTTATTGATCAAACCAGACAGCTGGCATCAGAGAACCCGGATTCCATTCTGGGCAATATGGTTAAAAACAATGTTGCACAGATAACTGAATTGACGATATTTGAAGCTGCCAAGGCCGGTGATGAAAAAGCAAAAAAATATTGTTCCGAATTCATAGACTATTTTGCTGAGGGATTAACAAACATTGTAAATATATTAATGCCGGAAGTTGTAATTATTGCAGGACCTATAAGTAAGCTGGGAAATACAATTGTAAAGCCGCTGGTTGAGCTTTTGAAAGAAAGAATATATTCAAAGGAGCTTAATCTTCCTGAGTTTAAAATGGCGGAAATGGGCAACGCAGGGATTATAGTCGGTGCTGCAATGTTGGGAGCTTTCAAGGATGAAAGACTGGACGATTTAGTTTAG
- a CDS encoding UPF0182 family protein, giving the protein MEEVYDYYKEKDKKQKNGKGYKGKIAALITLAIIVVFAIIGSSIYMELIQLKELNPNADYTTVYTKNLLYKTIFFIISFVIITLFVFITNKVTGNNLKKYFKNNNLEQRRLVNAPVAFVIGILGAFITKEFFFNKALLFLNSANFGIKDPQFGQDIGYYMFQRPFYMSLFNFISNLWLFLVFYTAVYYLIVLMTALNNTLSTKDLKDKTILRHNLINIAVFFVLKTISFKFQRESLLYTNFTNKDITGAGYVDTNIWIKYYTVAPVIVLVIVLLAGFFMWKGKLKKSAIVIAAFPTIFILLTLVSSIIQNAIVGPNEIEFEDKYLKNNMTETRAAFGLDKIQPYDFNKIEELTPEIINNNRNTVDNIRVVDYIPTLNSNKQLQSNTNFYTFHNGDILNYTVNGKEIPVLISAREINTDYLRNQNFVNKTFKYTHGYGVVVNPINKLTAQGQVEFLISGLKMDTVDQVNLKVTEPRIYYGQLTNNYVIVNPKSAKKLTEIDYDGTTVSYFDETGNKYEKIKMNLLNRILFSIKYADTNLLVSSNISSDSKILLNRNVVERAQKGIPFLKVDSDPALNITADGKLVWVLDAYSISNNYPYSQYYYTQSEDNDLQSLNGINYIRNSVKVTVDAYDGTVKYYIIDNEDPIIKAYQSVYPGLFTKDEFPADLASHIRYPETLFKLQTEVLKKYHLDPKKEDNISTFYTGQDEWNIAKYPDQNNESGAKDIDAYYNMVKLPGDIGKKEELILMRPFTPSGEKHNMVSWLAVRNDMENYGKMILFNFPKNTNILGPDQFEVNINQISEISEDMTLWGQGGSKVFKGSLLVIPIENSILYVEPIYIQSNSASSIPQVKRVVVGYQQGADFKHGIGDNLDSAIDDLFKGSVKPSGEKTQTINPENQNDEGHEAVTPPDKSQSIDQKKLDELQQKLDQLMKQSQEINDLLKSLRK; this is encoded by the coding sequence ATGGAAGAAGTATATGATTATTACAAAGAAAAAGATAAGAAGCAGAAAAATGGCAAAGGTTACAAAGGTAAAATTGCGGCCTTGATTACTTTGGCAATTATAGTGGTTTTTGCAATAATAGGAAGCTCTATATACATGGAGCTGATTCAGCTGAAGGAGTTAAACCCAAATGCTGATTACACTACCGTTTATACCAAAAATCTATTATACAAGACAATATTCTTTATAATCAGTTTTGTAATTATCACCTTATTTGTATTTATTACAAACAAGGTAACGGGAAATAACCTTAAAAAGTACTTTAAAAATAATAACCTAGAGCAGAGGCGATTGGTAAACGCTCCTGTTGCATTTGTAATAGGTATACTAGGAGCTTTTATTACCAAGGAATTCTTTTTTAACAAAGCACTCCTGTTTTTAAATTCAGCTAATTTTGGTATAAAAGACCCTCAATTCGGACAGGACATTGGGTACTACATGTTTCAGAGACCTTTTTATATGTCTCTGTTTAATTTTATATCGAATTTGTGGCTGTTCCTGGTATTTTACACGGCTGTATACTATTTAATTGTATTGATGACAGCTTTAAACAACACCTTATCCACTAAAGATCTCAAGGATAAGACCATTTTAAGACATAATTTGATAAATATAGCAGTCTTCTTTGTACTAAAAACTATTTCCTTCAAATTTCAAAGAGAATCGCTGCTTTATACAAACTTTACAAATAAGGACATAACCGGAGCGGGCTACGTTGATACAAATATTTGGATAAAGTACTATACAGTAGCTCCTGTAATTGTACTTGTCATTGTTTTATTGGCGGGTTTCTTTATGTGGAAGGGCAAGCTAAAGAAGTCGGCTATTGTAATTGCTGCTTTCCCTACAATTTTTATTTTACTTACATTGGTTTCATCCATTATACAAAATGCAATTGTCGGACCCAACGAAATTGAATTCGAAGACAAATATCTTAAAAACAATATGACTGAAACAAGGGCAGCTTTCGGACTTGACAAAATTCAACCCTACGATTTCAACAAAATAGAGGAACTAACTCCTGAAATAATAAACAACAACAGAAATACCGTGGATAATATACGTGTAGTCGACTATATACCTACATTAAACAGTAACAAACAGCTCCAGAGCAATACAAACTTTTACACATTTCATAACGGAGATATCTTAAACTACACAGTAAACGGTAAAGAAATACCTGTACTTATTTCTGCCAGAGAAATAAACACTGACTATCTGCGGAACCAAAACTTTGTTAATAAAACCTTCAAATATACACATGGTTATGGTGTCGTTGTAAATCCCATAAATAAATTAACGGCGCAGGGACAGGTTGAGTTTTTAATCAGCGGCCTGAAAATGGACACCGTCGACCAGGTTAACCTGAAGGTTACCGAGCCAAGGATTTACTACGGACAGTTAACAAACAACTACGTCATAGTAAATCCCAAAAGTGCTAAGAAGCTAACTGAAATAGATTATGATGGAACGACTGTCAGTTATTTTGATGAAACAGGAAACAAGTACGAGAAAATTAAAATGAACCTTTTGAACAGGATACTGTTTTCGATTAAATATGCAGATACCAACCTTTTGGTATCCAGCAATATATCATCTGACTCTAAAATTCTATTGAATAGAAATGTTGTAGAAAGGGCCCAGAAAGGCATACCTTTTTTAAAAGTTGATTCCGATCCTGCATTGAATATAACTGCCGACGGAAAGCTTGTATGGGTTCTGGATGCTTATAGCATATCAAACAACTATCCGTATTCACAGTACTATTATACACAGTCGGAGGATAATGATCTTCAATCTCTTAACGGAATAAATTACATAAGGAATTCCGTTAAAGTAACTGTTGATGCCTATGACGGTACAGTGAAGTATTACATTATAGATAATGAAGACCCTATAATAAAAGCTTATCAAAGTGTGTATCCGGGACTTTTTACAAAGGATGAATTTCCGGCAGACCTTGCGTCTCATATAAGGTATCCTGAAACCCTTTTCAAGCTTCAGACTGAGGTACTGAAGAAATACCATCTTGACCCCAAAAAGGAAGATAATATATCAACCTTTTATACAGGACAGGATGAATGGAATATTGCAAAATATCCGGATCAAAACAACGAAAGCGGAGCAAAGGATATTGACGCCTATTATAACATGGTAAAACTCCCGGGAGATATCGGTAAAAAAGAGGAACTCATTCTTATGAGGCCATTCACACCTTCGGGAGAGAAGCATAACATGGTATCATGGCTGGCAGTTCGTAATGATATGGAAAACTATGGGAAAATGATATTATTTAACTTCCCGAAAAATACAAATATTCTCGGTCCGGACCAGTTTGAGGTAAATATTAACCAGATTAGTGAAATATCCGAGGATATGACACTGTGGGGACAGGGTGGCTCAAAGGTATTTAAGGGAAGTCTTCTGGTAATTCCTATAGAAAACAGTATTCTGTATGTTGAACCAATATATATACAGTCAAACAGTGCATCATCTATCCCGCAGGTTAAAAGGGTCGTAGTGGGTTACCAACAGGGAGCGGATTTCAAGCACGGTATAGGAGATAATCTTGATAGTGCTATAGACGATCTGTTTAAAGGCAGTGTAAAGCCGTCTGGTGAAAAAACTCAGACCATTAACCCAGAAAATCAGAATGATGAAGGTCATGAAGCTGTTACGCCACCGGATAAATCACAAAGTATTGACCAGAAGAAACTTGACGAATTGCAGCAAAAGCTTGATCAACTCATGAAACAGTCACAGGAGATTAATGACCTTTTAAAAAGCTTGAGAAAATAA
- a CDS encoding YdbC family protein: MAEIKFKITENIGNLSESGRGWYKELNLVSWNDRDPKYDIRDWSPDHEKMGKGVTMTKEELIELKKLLNSMEDI; this comes from the coding sequence ATGGCTGAAATAAAGTTTAAAATAACCGAAAACATTGGTAACTTGTCAGAGTCTGGCAGAGGATGGTACAAGGAATTGAATTTGGTCAGCTGGAATGATAGAGACCCAAAATACGATATCAGGGATTGGTCTCCCGATCACGAAAAGATGGGTAAGGGTGTTACAATGACCAAAGAAGAACTGATAGAGCTCAAGAAACTTCTAAACAGCATGGAGGATATATAG
- a CDS encoding APC family permease, with the protein MFKKIRRILVGKPLKNEALQDQKMGVLWGLPILSSDAISSVAYAGQEVLMVLIPAVGILAFRQLSYISIAIICLLMILMLSYRQVIDSYPNGGGAYVVAKENLGVLAGVTAGAALSVDYVMTVAVSISSGVEQFTTAFKVFKPYSVVIAVTMVILLMIGNLRGIRESSRMFGIPAYAFIIGMVVMIVAGFAKVSGGYVPPPAQNMPDVVKPLTLMLVLTAFSNGCAALTGVEAVSNAVPNFKSPSTKYAKRVLFLLSMVILVLFGGSSIIANIYHVNPSNGNAMLIMIAGEIFHNTKFDFMFYYITATTFIILVFAANTAYSGFPMLISIMAKEGYAPKQLSMRGDRLSYDNGIILLSVLASILMIVFKADVSKLIGLYAIGVFISFTLSQTGMFIKWRNNKGKGWMHRAIINGTGAVVSGIVVVIIAITKFKEGAWLVVILIPILILLIFKVKKHYEAVMRQLRLKPEEIANFDINKAVYRNRVIVPIESVNRSSLRALRYAKTISDNITAFSVVIDEADAKKIKEKYNSLNMDDIPLVVKYSPFRKVVEPMLKFIESAEYDYQNGDMITVILPQFAVKKWWHKFLHNNTRYSVEKELLKHKHIVVSVMPLQLRDDDFVLNNHKYD; encoded by the coding sequence ATGTTTAAAAAAATAAGAAGGATATTGGTTGGCAAACCGTTGAAAAATGAAGCATTACAAGATCAAAAAATGGGAGTTCTCTGGGGACTGCCCATTTTATCCAGTGATGCTATTTCATCAGTAGCCTATGCAGGACAGGAAGTACTGATGGTTTTAATACCTGCTGTCGGTATACTGGCGTTCAGACAATTGTCATATATATCTATTGCCATTATATGTCTGCTCATGATATTAATGTTGTCATACAGACAGGTAATTGACAGTTATCCAAACGGCGGCGGTGCCTATGTAGTTGCTAAGGAGAATCTTGGGGTTCTTGCAGGGGTTACAGCAGGTGCTGCATTGTCCGTAGACTATGTAATGACTGTAGCTGTGAGTATATCATCAGGAGTAGAACAATTTACAACTGCTTTTAAGGTCTTTAAACCTTATTCGGTTGTTATAGCGGTTACTATGGTTATTTTGCTTATGATTGGAAATTTGAGAGGAATTAGAGAGTCTTCGAGAATGTTCGGTATTCCTGCGTATGCATTTATAATCGGTATGGTAGTTATGATAGTTGCCGGTTTTGCAAAGGTATCGGGGGGGTATGTACCTCCGCCGGCCCAGAATATGCCAGACGTTGTTAAACCGCTAACATTAATGTTGGTACTGACTGCTTTCTCAAATGGATGTGCAGCTCTTACTGGAGTTGAAGCTGTAAGTAATGCTGTACCGAACTTTAAGAGCCCAAGTACCAAATATGCTAAAAGAGTACTGTTTCTATTATCCATGGTTATTCTTGTTTTGTTCGGAGGAAGTTCTATCATAGCAAACATATACCATGTTAATCCGTCCAATGGAAATGCTATGCTGATAATGATAGCCGGTGAAATTTTTCATAATACCAAGTTTGATTTTATGTTTTATTATATAACTGCAACCACATTTATCATTCTTGTTTTTGCAGCTAACACAGCGTACTCCGGTTTTCCAATGCTCATATCCATTATGGCGAAGGAAGGATATGCACCCAAACAGCTTAGCATGAGAGGCGACAGGCTCAGTTATGATAATGGAATAATCTTATTGTCTGTTCTTGCAAGTATATTAATGATTGTTTTTAAAGCTGATGTTTCAAAGTTAATCGGTCTTTATGCAATAGGTGTATTTATTTCCTTTACACTATCTCAGACAGGTATGTTTATAAAGTGGAGGAACAATAAAGGTAAAGGCTGGATGCATAGAGCCATAATCAATGGAACAGGAGCAGTTGTTTCGGGAATTGTTGTTGTTATCATAGCCATTACAAAATTCAAAGAAGGAGCATGGCTGGTTGTAATACTCATACCTATTCTGATACTATTAATATTCAAGGTAAAGAAGCACTATGAAGCTGTTATGAGACAGTTAAGGCTCAAACCCGAAGAGATAGCAAACTTCGATATAAATAAAGCTGTTTACAGAAACAGAGTAATTGTTCCGATTGAAAGTGTAAACAGGTCAAGTCTGAGAGCATTGCGGTATGCAAAAACCATATCTGACAATATCACTGCTTTCAGCGTGGTTATTGATGAAGCAGATGCGAAAAAAATAAAAGAGAAATACAATTCACTTAATATGGATGATATACCTTTAGTTGTAAAATATTCACCTTTTAGAAAAGTTGTTGAACCGATGCTTAAATTTATTGAATCGGCTGAATACGATTATCAGAATGGGGATATGATAACGGTCATACTTCCGCAATTTGCGGTTAAGAAATGGTGGCATAAATTCCTGCACAACAATACCAGGTACTCTGTTGAGAAAGAGCTATTAAAGCACAAGCACATAGTTGTGTCTGTTATGCCATTACAATTACGAGATGACGATTTTGTTCTTAACAATCACAAATATGATTGA